One window of Camelina sativa cultivar DH55 chromosome 4, Cs, whole genome shotgun sequence genomic DNA carries:
- the LOC104779468 gene encoding DELLA protein RGA-like: MKRDLHQYQGRLPNNHGTSSSSSSSSLPVSKDKMMMVKEEEDGANMDELLAVLGYKVRSSEMAEVALKLEQLETMMGNVQEDGLSQLATDTVHYNPSELYSWLDNMLTELNPPPPGASSNVCLDPILTSPEIVNNNSFLTAAGGDSSIIIPASDYDFKVIPGNAIYQQRSQFAIDSSSPSSNNNQNKRLKSCSSPDSMVTSTSTATQIGGVIGTTVMTTTTTTTTAASATAESTRSVILVDSQDNGVRLVHALMACAEAVQQNNLTIAEALVKQIGCLAVSQAGAMRKVATYFAEALARRIYRLSPPQNQIDHSLSDTLQMHFYETCPYLKFAHFTANQAILEAFQGKKRVHVIDFSMNQGLQWPALMQALALREGGPPIFRLTGIGPPAPDNSDQLHEVGCKLAQLAEAIHVEFEYRGFVANSLADLDASMLELRPSEIESVAVNSVFELHKLLGRPGGIEKVLGVVKQIKPVIFTVVEQESNHNGPVFLDRFTESLHYYSTLFDSLEGVPSSQDKVMSEVYLGKQICNLVACEGPDRVERHETLSQWGYRFGSSGFAPAHLGSNAFKQASMLLSVFNSGQGYRVEENNGCLMLGWHTRPLITTSAWKLGGALS; encoded by the coding sequence ATGAAGAGAGATCTTCATCAATATCAAGGTCGATTGCCCAATAACCAcggaacctcttcttcttcatcttcatcatctttaccCGTTTCTAAAGACAAGATGATGATggtcaaggaagaagaagacggtgcAAACATGGACGAGCTCCTCGCTGTGTTAGGTTACAAAGTTAGGTCATCGGAGATGGCAGAGGTTGCTTTGAAACTCGAGCAGTTAGAGACTATGATGGGTAATGTTCAAGAAGATGGTTTATCTCAACTCGCGACCGATACGGTTCATTACAATCCATCGGAGCTTTACTCTTGGCTTGATAATATGCTTACGGAGCTTAACCCTCCTCCTCCTGGTGCTTCTTCTAACGTTTGTTTAGATCCGATCCTAACTTCCCCGGAGATTGTTAACAACAACTCTTTCCTCACCGCCGCCGGAGGAGATTCTTCAATAATCATACCGGCTTCGGATTACGACTTCAAAGTGATTCCTGGAAACGCGATTTATCAGCAGCGATCTCAATTCGCgattgattcttcttctccttcttcaaatAATAATCAGAACAAGCGTTTGAAGTCATGCTCTAGCCCTGATTCGATGGTTACGTCCACCTCAACGGCTACTCAGATTGGTGGAGTCATCGGTACGACGGTGAtgacaaccaccaccaccaccacgacAGCGGCGTCGGCGACGGCTGAGTCAACTCGTTCTGTAATCCTGGTTGACTCGCAGGACAACGGTGTACGTTTAGTCCACGCGCTCATGGCCTGCGCTGAGGCTGTCCAGCAGAACAATTTGACTATAGCGGAGGCTCTGGTGAAGCAAATCGGATGCTTGGCTGTGTCTCAAGCTGGAGCAATGAGGAAAGTGGCGACTTATTTCGCCGAAGCCCTCGCGCGGCGGATCTACCGTCTCTCTCCGCCGCAGAATCAGATCGACCATTCTCTCTCCGATACTCTTCAGATGCACTTCTACGAGACTTGTCCTTATCTCAAATTCGCTCACTTCACGGCGAACCAAGCCATTCTTGAAGCTTTCCAAGGTAAGAAGAGAGTTCACGTCATCGATTTCTCCATGAACCAAGGTCTTCAATGGCCTGCGCTTATGCAAGCTCTTGCTCTCCGAGAAGGTGGTCCTCCGATTTTCCGGTTAACCGGGATTGGTCCTCCGGCGCCGGATAATTCTGATCAGCTCCACGAAGTTGGGTGTAAATTGGCTCAGCTCGCGGAGGCGATTCACGTCGAATTCGAATACCGTGGATTCGTCGCTAATAGCTTAGCCGATCTTGATGCGTCGATGCTTGAGCTTAGACCGAGTGAGATTGAATCTGTTGCGGTGAACTCTGTTTTTGAGCTCCATAAGCTCTTAGGTCGTCCCGGCGGGATTGAGAAAGTCCTCGGCGTTGTGAAACAGATTAAACCGGTGATTTTCACGGTGGTTGAGCAAGAATCGAACCATAACGGACCGGTTTTCTTAGACCGGTTTACTGAATCGCTGCATTACTATTCCACTCTGTTTGATTCGTTGGAAGGAGTTCCGAGCAGCCAAGACAAAGTCATGTCTGAAGTGTACTTGGGGAAACAGATTTGCAACCTCGTGGCTTGTGAAGGTCCTGACCGTGTGGAGCGACACGAGACGCTGAGTCAATGGGGATACCGGTTCGGTTCGTCCGGTTTTGCGCCGGCGCATCTTGGGTCTAACGCGTTTAAGCAAGCGAGTATGCTTTTGTCTGTGTTCAATAGTGGCCAAGGCTATCGTGTGGAGGAGAATAATGGATGTTTGATGTTGGGTTGGCATACTCGCCCGCTTATTACCACCTCCGCTTGGAAACTCGGCGGCGCACTGAGTTGA
- the LOC104779467 gene encoding protein C2-DOMAIN ABA-RELATED 10: MDQRPLGLLTIHVKRGINLAIRDHRSSDPYIVITVGDQTLKTRVVKRNCNPVWNEEMTVAIKDLNVPIRLTVFDWDKFTGDDKMGDANIDIQPYLEALKMGMELLRLPNGCAIKRVQPSRHNCLSDESSIVWNNGKITQDMILRLNNVECGELEIMLEWHEGAGCRGITSVAKEGSSST, from the exons ATGGATCAAAGGCCTCTTGGATTGCTCACGATTCACGTCAAACGAGGGATTAATCTCGCCATTCGCGACCACCGTAGCAGCGATCCTTACATCGTTATCACCGTCGGCGATCAG ACATTGAAGACACGTGTCGTGAAACGAAATTGCAATCCAGTGTGGAACGAAGAAATGACTGTTGCAATCAAAGATCTCAATGTCCCAATCCGCTTG ACAGTGTTTGACTGGGACAAGTTCACGGGGGATGACAAAATGGGAGATGCGAACATTGACATTCAACCCTACTTAGAGGCTTTGAAAATGGGGATGGAGCTTTTGAGGCTACCTAATGGATGTGCTATCAAAAGGGTTCAACCGTCAAGGCACAATTGTTTATCAGATGAAAGTAGCATTGTTTGGAACAATGGTAAGATCACGCAAGACATGATCCTTAGACTTAACAATGTCGAATGTGGCGAGCTTGAGATCATGCTTGAGTGGCATGAAGGTGCTGGTTGCAGAGGTATCACTTCCGTTGCCAAAGAAGGCTCGTCCTCTACCTAA